The DNA region CAAAGCTCTAAGCTGGTTGCTATATACAAAGTGATTAACGATGTTACAAGGATAACTATAGTTGTTTGTTTTGACCAAAATGATAGTTAAATGcttaaatttgattttcttctgttTACCTATTCGATATCGTAATTACAAGGATGTAAAATTGATTAAACCTCATAAAATCTATGTCTAGTCGTCTAGGTACATTATTGATTATTCCTCAAGGACTCAAATGAAAAAgaatagttaaaaattttaaccTGCAGTAGCAGACCCAGTAATTTGAGACATATATTCATGAATTTGACAAATGTTTTTTATATTTGGTAAAAGATCATTTTTGTCGTCCGCATTATGCATGATTGTTTGCAGTGCCTTTAGATCAATTTTAAAGTAAACATTTATCTGGTTTGAAAGATATAATTTGTAGTAATTTAGATAAgatcaatttatttaattaaaaaaaacaaatttagattcataaagtgaataaataaatcttattttataaaatatttataaattaataatagtacttaaataagataaaattatgtaataaataaaaaatataatttattatcgtGATTGCtatattcttcttctatttcttttcttctatatcgtgtcttcttcttcttctttcacatcattttttttaataatgtcgttttcttttttcatttaattttttttatcttccattattattatcatcgttgtcttcattttcttctcctatatatgtttaacaaaattattgaagatagaaatttttatatataagattgaaaattttaaaagaccACATGTCAAGAATATTAAAacacaattaataaaataagtataatacaaaaattttggtacacaatataaattttttttaaaaattatgtatttaaaatattaaaactcaactaacaacataaaatttttttaagaattatgtatttaaaatattaaaactcaACTAACAAAAGGATCATATGTCTATAGCACTCATTCATACAACCAAAAAATATAttcgttataattttttttttactttatgcaAAATTTTTGTGCTGAAAAAGGATAAAGGAAAAGCAAAACGTGATGTGTACGTGCTGACGTgcattaattttttgttagattTATGTCAATTTGATTAGActtgattataaaaatatttgtataatatatcgttaaaaatattataaataatattataatttttaaaaattatttttaatattaagatgAAGATgatattttagttaaatattgatatttgaagtgtattacaATATTGTGAAtgtgtaaaaaaaatattcaacacATTTTACGTGTGTATTAGAATAATATTGACATATATCCAATATGCATCGACTCTctatctttaaaatttatttatctataattacaccaaataattatatttttaataaaaatattaatatttttttcatataaaaagaaTTAacctttatatttaataataaaataataactataCTAATcgaataaaaatatgaaattgaattgagaataaattcaaaattgaatTCAATCTACAAAatttaccaaaaataaaattcagtCTAGTTGAAATTAGTGCaactttggttaatttttttttaaaatttctattaaaatatattaagatcaattagtatttattagaattatttaactaattatttaatcaattagtatttagggttttatttgaaatacaataaaaaataaatattatatttttaataaataacaaaaaaagaatttatatttaataaatgacttattcattaaatctaatttttttaataatatttaaataaatatttagaaaattcaaaaaaaaattcaaaacaaaatttgattttaaatttttttatttttcaaaaaaatatgtccttcacaataattttttttagtcaataatttatttgttttcgacTTAAAAGACTAAGGTTCTACCAATTAAATTAAACTTTGTGCTACCCTAAATGCCCTTATCCTGAGTCCCGAACCAATGGTACGGTAGGCATGTTTGGGGTTTGAATTACGGAATTGCCTGGCGTGCTGTTTACTTTGGTGGCGCCTCTGTAATTGTGACTTTGTGTTGACGatttgaagaaagaagaagaaaaatgatacCTCAGCAGTGGGCATCTCCATGTGGAAACCAATGCACCAATAAATACGCTGCCCTCACTCAAATTCCTTGTTTGTATCTCTTTTCTCTACTCATTCAATATGCTCATTCTTATctattgaatttgttgttttttgtttcttattcttTGATTTTTGGTGTTTGGTGTTTTAGCTCAATTGTTATGGACCGTTGCTTATTACTCCCCAATTAGAAATTAGAACAaccttttagaataaaaaatctgGGATTTCTTTATTAAGATACCCTAAATGGATTCACTTATCATAGTGTCATACTCATAAGTAGTATCAGTAGAGTGATACAATCATATTCTTCAGTAATCAATATGGTTTCCTTAGATTATATTggggtggaaactcaggtgcagtcaacttcacgtgaagttgatagctgagagaCGTTACATGATTtaactaatttgactaaatttttatttaacgactctcagctatcaacttcacgtgaaatcgactgtACCTGACTTTCCACCTTATATTGGTGAGTTtcgattttggagggaaaagaagggGACCCAAGGGTTTGAACTTTGTGGTATAAAATAGACAAAGTTTTACCCGTCAAGCTCTTTCCTTCCCTCGAAAATCGAAATTCATATACACTTGGGGGGAGCTAAAGTACCCCCATTCAATGCACTAAGCGCGCCTCATTTTCGGATTGTTGGGATAATCTAGGACATTGTTCATTCATGTTATGCTTTTAGGAAATTCCCATCAAATGGACCGTTTTGTGACCTTATTATGGCTTTGCAAGTTTTCTGATGTATGCTTATTAATCAATTTGTTTGTTGTGTAAGTTTTGGTTCTCACATAGCGTAAGCATTGCTTGTGTTATTGTAGGGCGGGTATTCTGCAAAAAGGGTTGCGACTCGGATGGAGAAACGTGGGAGGAATGTGAGATCATTTTGCTGCATTATTAATTTTCGTTACGAATGGAaacattgaaaaaatattttcttctcaaAATGTAGGCATTATTAATTGCAGTTCATTGTGATTTTGCATCATACTAGCACAGTAGTGAATGTGCTTTTGTAATTTTCTATTCTTAATGTATTGTTTAAAAATAACTCTAAAAtttgtttagatttaattatcTAGGCTTTGCCTTTGGAATAAGTTAATATTGGACTTTGAATTGATTTTACAACAGCTAAACCACTTTTGCGAAAAGAAGTAAGACTAGTGATAATTTATGCAATTGAAGTAACACAAAATGCATATAAACGGGCTGGGTCTTACCATACATTATGGGTTGCCTGATAATGCAAGAAACGTTGATGTGAGAGTTTGGCATTTCAAACTCTATGAATCTGTTTTGTCAATGGTGCAAGAACTAGGTTCTCATGTACAATTGATCGTGTATTTGTTAACCAGGTTTGGAGGATTGTAATCAAATGTGTTTCAAGGACCCTGTACTAAAGGACCAGCAGTGGAGTGCTTATATCGATCGTTCTCCTGGAGCTGCTAGTTATTCAGAGGTATTTTCTGTCTTGTCACATTTCAATATTCCATTTAATGAACAATACCTGCAACTTGGTTGGATGCTGCTTTGGTATATTGTAACTGAGTTTTCCTTTGACGAGTTCTTTCACTTAATTTTTCTACACGTTTCATTGAAAATTCCAACAAATGTATGCAGGGAAAGGTGAATTTTCCCAATAGGAGGGAAAGCCAAAAAGTCTTTTGTAAATAGAAGCTGCCAAGTGCCAATCGGTTAACTTGTAGCTTTTTAATGGCTTAAAATTAATCATGGAATTGCTGTGTTTTCAAATTAATGATGGTGTATCCCTTCATGTACAGGACTGTTTCCGTGCTTGTGTTTCTGGATGCGGTTATAAGGTCAGGTTGATTTAATAAACTAATCTTGGTTAAATTGTTATATTTCTACCTAGCCTCCCCTTCTTTCAGATAAAAGTAGGGTCCTTAGGCTCAGAATCTTTTGAAAATGGGTTCTTTCTTTTATCTCGGTTTAACCTGATATTTCTTCAGTAATAATTAATTCTTGTCTTCCTCAttgtttttcttattattttatgtattcagCATAAAAGCTGTGAGAAACTGAATGTGTTATATCCCCTCTTCAAAAATCATTTCAGTATCGTTTATAAAGATAAGATTGTAATTTAAATCCTCGAGATTTGGCCTGCATGATGTATCACTGATATTTTGTTTTCCAAATTGCTTTTAAGTAGTTTTTCCATACATCAACTTTTACATgtaataatttgattttatatctTGCATGTGGCAGTTTGAGGTTGTAACAGAAGAGGTGGATAAAGTTTGTCCCAACAGACCACCCAAGCCTGCCCCAGTTCAGAAGCCGAAGCCACAACCCATAGAACCCGTTGACCCACCTGAAGAGATGCCTGGCATTTCTGCATAGTGGAAATTGATGAACAAACCTAACCATTCTTTTTATACTTACAAGATACATATTTGTAGGATGTTGTGTTTTGATCTTACATCCTACACCACATCAGCATGATTAAGGTTCTTTTTGGGGAAACAACGTAAAATGCTTTTGCCCTTTTTACCTTAGAGATAGTAGAAGCCGAAAGCAAGGAATCCGGAAAATTTTGGTAGTTGGAACTGAGAACATGGTGAATGGCAGGAGGtttatctaaagaacattttGGATTCTTTTTCGTCTGGCCAAATGAATAGTAGATTTGCCTTTGCCACCATACTGGCATTTTCAATCTCCTAAATTGGTTACTTACATTTTGGATTCTTTTTCGTCTGGCCAAATGAATAGTAGATTTGCCTTTGCCACCATACTGGCATTTTCAATCTCCTAAATTGGTTACTTCCATTTCATATGTTATATATTAGCTCCTTTTGACAACACCATTGTTCTTCACTTCTTATAGCAACTTGATCACTATTAATGGATTCTTCACTAGTGCGATTTGAATTTGGAAGAAACATGCATAAAAAGTTACTTAATTGGATCCTTATAtgatcttatttattattttatgataattCACTTTGActtcttttatttatgtaataACTTGCTGAATATTTTGCCTTCCCTAGCCATAACAATTCTTTCACGCCTTACCCCTCTTATAAGTTTCCTTCATATTTCAAGCATGACACAGGTTATGCAGCCCAATATGAAACTACCACAGTACCACTGGTAGTCTGGTATTTGGGTATTGCTTAAAAGTCTTGAATTCTATAAAGTAGCGTATGTTTTGAAGTATTGGGATGGAGACTGGGAGATTGGAACTTAATATCATGTTTGTCGGCTAGAGATtggtattaaaatttcagtttctgtttttaaaattttagtatttgagTACTTCCAAAAGTAGGACTGAAATTTGTAGGGacggagactgaaattttaataatattttatgtctaaaatacctttattttaattaattaattctaactttattctttttgcaaattaaattagaacttcATTCTTATTTTAATCTTTGTCTCCCACTCTACACTAAACACAATACTGAAATTTGTTTCAGTTTTTGTCTCTCAGTCTCGGTCTCTCTTTCAAACGTGATCTAATAGAAAAGATAGGGAATGATCCTTCGTGGTCTTTATTATTTTAGACTTTCGCAGAGATAAAGGACCACGGCCAAGCCTCAACATCTATTGATACTGCTAGGCTTTGTTGTTGATATTGCTAGCTAATAGTTTGTTTAGGAATCACATTATTATGTTCAGTAATACACCTTTAAGGATTTAATAAAGGACCCCATGCAAAAATTTAATGCCTAGAAGGACTTCTTAGTTTTAAGTCAATAAGAGGAATGATGCATTTCAGCTAAATTCTCAGCCACCAGAATAAAAGTCAAAATTGTAGTTATCCTTTATAACATTTTCTGCCAAGGATATGCCTTTTCTAGGTTTCTTGTCCATTAAATGGGACACAGGCAAACAAAACTGACTACtagggtaaacaaaaaaaatttaattcatgcTTCTATTACATGTAACATTATCAAAAGTGGATTCTTATGAAGAAAAACCCAGCAAATATGCTTGTCTGGGAAGAATCTATTCAGTTTTCTTGTTTAGCTTTCTCTTCATTCGGCTGAAAGGTCCAACCGTTCTATCCATAATGTACATGTAGATGACCTGGCTCCAAGATTTGTAGCATTCTAGATTATCATAATACTCTGGTGCAATCTCCTTCACCTTGTGAAGCTTGTTTCCAGGGATTCTTGGAAAATCATGGTGTTCGTTATGGTAGCCAACATGCCAGGTGAAAAAGTTCAGAGGTCCATAGTAAGAGTATGTCTCTTGTTCCGGATGGAAGACATAGTGCTCCGAAATGAAGTGGCCGGAAATTGGATGCATCCCACCACCAACAAATGTGGAAAGTATCAGATATCCAAGGGATTTCCAGCTCCAGAAGTAAACCATTGCTGCATCAAGGGCTATCTGAACAGTGAAGTTAATGAATTCCCAGGTACCCGGAGGCTTCGGCTTGAGAAACAGTGGTCTGAGGGCATAAAAGAAGAGCTGTAAAAACACCCAAATTGTCTTTGCAAAAATATTCGTCACAACACGTCCTTCTGCGATGCTAGGGATATCCATATCAATGCCATCTACACCCTGGAAGCGGTGGTGCTCCAAGTGATACTTCTGGAAAGTTACAGACATCGGTACACCGATCGGGAGGTTGGCGAAAATTCCAAGCCATCGGTTTAAGCTAGGAGTTTGGAAGGCCAGATTGTGACTAAGCTCGTGGATAGCCAAGAAGAGGTTGTGGTTGAGAAATGAGCCAAAAAAGTATGCTACTGCCAATATCAACCACCAGCTGGAATCATAAAGCACAATGCCAGCACCAAGCTGAAGCGAAACCACCAGAGCGATCTGCAAGAGCATAATTTCAACCACATTTAACACAATCAATAAACTTGCAGATGCAGAGAACCTTAATCATGCATACTGATCTATGGTCAAGAAAGAAACATGTAAGAAATGAAAATGTGTTTTGTTGCGGAATGCAGATCTATTAATTGCATGAATCATTCAATTGAACCGGTTAATCGCATTTCATCTAACCTAATAATAAGAAGGAGTTTAGATCCAATGGTTCCTGAACAATGCAATATACAAATTCTAATCTCGGATCCACAAGAATAAACGAAAAGAAGCAATGCCGCAATGAAAGAGGTAAAAGGAAAGAACCTTGAAGAGAGTGGTGTAATCAGGGCCAAAAAGCTCCTTGATTTGAGGGTACTTGGAGAGGATCAAACGACGTCGTGAGGCATGGGGTTCGTCGGTGTATGACCAGAAGAAATCTCCGGCCATAACAACACCGTCCCGATCTACCAGTTCTCGTTGTTCTCTGCCGTCACCTCCTTTccccattttatttttatttttatttaattgttttttgtgtttttttgcgTATGAGATGTGATGTGAAAGTGTTATCTGTTTTATGTCGCTGTGTGAGTTTTAGTTTATTGGATGAGAGACTCACACAGTCACACACCTCACATGGAAACCGAATAAACGCGACAAATATTTATTTGTTTGGGTAACCGTTACGGACACCGCACACACCCAAAATTAGAATAGGGAATCACCATTCACTGGTTATTATCGCTTTGACTCACCGTCTTCTTTGCTTTGCTTTGCTAATTCAACTCCTTCATTTTTGTCACTTGTCACACGTATTAGCCATTTTACTATTCTTAGCTTTAAACATGTCAGCCAAGCAAATTGAGATGCTTGAATTTGAATCATGAAACCGGTTCAACCGAACGGAATTGGAGCTGATTAGAAGATGGATAAGGACAGCACAAGACAGGCTGGATACACTTAGGTTACAGGTTTGAGCAAACTGTGGGCTTAAATTTCAAAACCAGAGCCCACTAAGCAGCTACTAACAATTCTTTAAAAGGTTGCTGTGCCTGTGAGTTCACGAGGGAGAATTAATTTGAATATGATTAGTTGAAGAGTTGGAGCGCTGAGCTTTGAGAATTAGTTGTTCTTGTGGTTGGAATAttaataaataagaataaattatcatttgcACTTATAAAAGATACAGACAAATGTAACCATATATAAGTATCTGAACGTTAGTTATGCAATTGATCTATTAAGGTACTTTTGACACACATAAACCATCTTCTGTGATACAgtacaattgtcgttttattcttatataggTACATTTGTGAAAAAGTATCCAAACGTTAGTTATGCAATTGGTCTATTAAGGTACTTTTGACACACATAAACCATCTTCTGTAAatataattgtcgttttattcttatatagaTACATTTGTGGACGTCTCTTCTGTGAatacaattgtcgttttattcttatataagTACATTTGTGGATGTCTATATCTTTTATgagtacaaataataatttattctaataaataaaaagagaattccaacgagaagaaaaaattaaaattaaaatgaatcccTCACATGAGTCATGTAATTCTTCATTGTAACATATGCAAATTAACTTGCTAAATTTTGGGAAAAGTAAACATGCAGGAggtcaatatttaaaaaaaatagtattaagttaaatataaaataaatatattttttctgaaATTGAGACtattttttaaatcattaaaACTTGTGGTTgattaaccaaatctaaaagaaattttttttcaaaaaaataatatgagCTATTGAGCTAATAATAGTTTATTTGGGCAATTTCTAAATTGAAAAGACTACATATAGTTTTCCCTTTAATGCTGTCATATAACATCATTCCACATTACATTTTTAGTGGGCAAGCAATGATAGATTCACCCACATTTTGCACAAAGTAAAAGATACTATCTTTGCTTTTGGGTTAAGAAGTATCTTTAGCATCATCAAGGTCCCTTAAATTCTTTGCCTTGCTTTTTGAGTGAAACTGAACTTAGCATCAGAAAATGCATCAAAGAGATCAACATTTAAACATGATTGATACAGGCAATGCAAATATCTTGTGAACAAAGTAATTCGATCGATCTGTACAATATGAATATACAAAATGGAGCTAGATACAATTTAGCATCTCAGCTTCCACCACCAACCCCATAGTAAACTCAGGTTGATGGATTCTTCTTCTGCCACACACTGCAACTCTATAACAATGAAAACTAAATTTATTATGCCATTAAGGTGAAAGGAAAACTACCCATCAAGAACAAGATCATTTACTTTATCTTAGTTGAGAGTCGTAGGGATCGAAAAGCGAGTCTGGAATGATCAAGGGCAACTTATCTATGTACATGAAAAGCCTCTTGATATCCTCCCTTGTCACTGTTTCCATGTCGACTACATCCCGGCTATCGGTAAATACCCAGAGATCGCACGAGTTCACTCTCTTCAGACTATCGCGACAAAAGGGGCACAATTGGGATCTTGTTCTCCTGAAAAACATGTCATAAATGAGATAGAGTGATTGATGCAGCTGCAGCAGCAactctttaagtttggtatgcaATTGCAAAAGAATGATCAATGTAAAGACCCAAAACACTAAGTAGATATATTATCATGTACCGAACCAAATTTCCATCGGATGATAATAATGGATATCTAACATTGAAGACAATGTTTTTGATGAATCATATAAGAACATATTGCAAACAACTTAAGCACCAATATTGCAGTCAATATTGCCCTTCATTGCCTTCTTTCTCATAACAATATTCTAGTGCTAATCAACAACTAAGCATGAAAGCACCCTAAACACTGCCAAATAACATTCAACTGCAAAAATATATTGATGGAGAAGTACAAAGAATCATGATGCAGTAGCAACCAAGAAAGAGTGAGTACCATTCACGGTAACATTTCAGGCACATAGCATGGATGCAGTTAGGCAGCACAATCTTACTATTCACTTCCATGCATATTCcacattcttcttctctttcaatgTCTATATCAGAATGTAGTTGATGATCCTCATCGTCTCTTTTTCGATACCTCTCCATACAAACAGCCTTCTGTTTCTTATCCTCTGAATCTGTAACCCCTTTCTGAAGTTGTAACAAAGACGGATAAATTACCGCTGATCAATGCAAAAACTCAACAAATCAGCTAAATTAACCGACACAAAGATGCAAAACAACTTATCATACAACAAAATAGAGGAACAAATACCATAGAATTCTCTAATGCTAGCTTTCCTTTCATGAGTAGACATGGTAGTTGTTCCATCCACATATACCTGCACCATGATAAAAATTTTTCAGCTTATCCCAATTTCTCAGCTCAATATGAAAAATCCCAATAACTAATCTATGTCTGTACCTTGTAAATTAGGATTCTTAACAAGCCAAGTGCTCCAGCAAGATTGCAATCTGCCCATTGcaccaagaaaagaaacaagtgtGCAGCTGGACTGTATGACATTCTCATCTGAAGGCATGCACCATCACACTCCTTTGGAAACTCTGATGCCCTGCACATAAATAAAGCAATGAATTTTTGTCACAAACTGCCAATATACTCTCTCTATTTCAAAATATTTGACAATTTGGTCAAAGTGACACATTGAAAAATCAATGTATCTCAATGCACCACCTTGTCCAGATTAACAAATATTCTGAAATGGTGGTTGTAAATGAATGATATAAGCTGAAGACAAGGAACAAGAGATATCCTTCTAAAAACCTATGAGTTACTAATTATTATTACCATTATAATTTTCAAAGTTTAGCAAGGGCATCATTAAGAACTTAAGAGTGTTACCATTATCTTCTATGAAGTATGAACAAACAACATCTAAAAGGCTCATCACAACACAAGAGAGATAACTTCAACTGTCAAACGGTGAAATTGTGAATTGTCACACATGCCAATATTATTAACATCACAAAATGTTCTCCTCAAAATCACATGTCACAGTTCTCTCTTTTGGTTTTATGGATAAGgcacataataaaaataaaaaactaacctATAAAAGATTTGATAactgaaaaaacaaaaacacataCAGGTGCGCGTTTTTATCACACGCAACCTAACAAAACATGAGGTGGAAAAATTTGACCACAGCCTTTTGAGTTTTGACAGAATCAGTGGTGGGGTTTCTGAAGAAACAAATAGAGAGAGAACAAGGCACACTGATTTTCGCTAATCAAAATCGAAAATCACTTCAACCATTAATTAATTGACAGCAATTTAGATGCACTCAATCAGAATTACATTttcatgagagagagagagagagagagagagagagagagagagagagagagactaacAGGGTATTGGCGTGCTGAATATCAGCTTCAAGGACTTTCAAGGAATCCTTGAAAGACCTTCGCATGGAAGTTCCTATGTACATTTTAAAGGCCTTTGCTTTTTcaatggaaaacaaaaagaactcggaaaaggaatgaggaagaagagaagaagaatcagagagaaagagagaaaggagtGAGAACCATAAAAAGGCAACAACAAAGTTTCATACTTTATTGTTTGTATCACTTAATATTCTGATGGAAattaggaagaagaagaagagtattgAAGCTGAGGAGGAGTGGGGTTTCTctgtcagagagagagagagtatgaaGATGCTGATTGATTCTTCTTTGCCTTCTTCCTCCGccttctattctcttcttctgcTTTCCAAGGACACGTGTCTTCACCACACGCCCTCTCAAATTTacaacaaaatttaataataataataataataataataataagttgaaAATTCTGATGCACTCGATTTTACGAacgatttttaactatcaattttataCGAAGTCACACCTGAGTTTCCACTTAAAATAAATGGTAGAAACCAgatgaagttaataattaaaaatagttaaataatttaataaatataattaaataataatttaacgatttttaatttttaatttacgtAAAAATATTTGTGCATGAATTATTAATATGTTCATCAATAATTTTAGaagtctttaaaaaaattatataaaaatttttcattttatttataaaaatattaataaaatttaaaattaataattcgatttaataaaatattattaattctattgagatataaagataaaaaatatataaattgaatataaataaaatttataacataaaaaagaattaactaaaagaaattattttatttaatatttattaattattataataataattaataatactaaataaaataaatcttttttttagtcCCTAAAATACTACTGTTTATATACTAAGTTAATCTAATACACATGAATCTATTTTATAGGTACTTTTCATTTAAACCAACAATTGATATAGGATTAAGTTGTAGATTCAATTATTACTTGATTaagtgatttaattttttttttttagataactGTATTTTTTAAAGAAACTTCTTGACATGAATGTCCTAAATTCCTGTAAATGAAAATACATGATTTCAATTTAGATTTGGATAAAGCTAAATTGTACTAATATAGTTTTGGATAAGTAGCAGTGATACTATTAAGTATCAAGGAAATAGGAAATAAATGAATATATAAGAGGGAATGTAATCATGCAAATCCGTGAATCTGACAGAGACCTTATCCATGTTCGGATCTATTTTCATTGATTTGCCACTTTTGCCCTTTTGGTGTTttacattattaattttttgatagctTTTTCTTCACGCACCGTTGATGGCTCCGCACTCCATCAATTCACAATCTTCACATCGccctctatttttttaattttttaaagtttaaattttacgttaaaaaataaaatataattttttatttttaaataatcttttttatatttattattaattttacctataaaatcaataataaaagatcatattttattctttaaagtaaaatttaaactttagaagATTCAAATCTTTCTTCATTTGccattctttacttttttttctattccactaaaaattttattaaataaattattatttatatccataaaaaatataaatattgacCAATATACTCATATACaaataaaacgacaattataaCCATAGAAAATAGTTTATGTATATCAAAAATATCCTAACAAATCAATTACATAaccaatatttaaatatttttgacacacaaaaattatcttttgtgattataattatcatttgatttctatataaatatatttgtcaGCGTCTATATCTTTTAtgaatacaaataataatttattcaattcTATTACTATAAGGTAATACTCGATGATCAAGTTGTCtttaaaaattgcaaaaattaacaacatcatattattatattgtgtttatctattaTACACTTTTCTAGAAATACCGTTTATGTATTATATTGTTTAATTTTGGTAATTTCTAGAAATAGCAATAGGTAGAATATAACAGATTTaagttttattctaattttatttttaggttTAAATCTTCTAGCCTACCTTACTCTTCTCAACTCAACTTTATTAAATTTGACACGAAAAAATAATTCTCTGTGTtaacttaatattttttattaatgggTTACATAGAAAGTAAACTGAAAATTATTAtatctgaccaaaaaaaaa from Arachis hypogaea cultivar Tifrunner chromosome 10, arahy.Tifrunner.gnm2.J5K5, whole genome shotgun sequence includes:
- the LOC112714604 gene encoding uncharacterized protein, which gives rise to MIPQQWASPCGNQCTNKYAALTQIPWRVFCKKGCDSDGETWEECLEDCNQMCFKDPVLKDQQWSAYIDRSPGAASYSEDCFRACVSGCGYKFEVVTEEVDKVCPNRPPKPAPVQKPKPQPIEPVDPPEEMPGISA
- the LOC112714605 gene encoding sphingolipid delta(4)-desaturase DES1-like, which gives rise to MGKGGDGREQRELVDRDGVVMAGDFFWSYTDEPHASRRRLILSKYPQIKELFGPDYTTLFKIALVVSLQLGAGIVLYDSSWWLILAVAYFFGSFLNHNLFLAIHELSHNLAFQTPSLNRWLGIFANLPIGVPMSVTFQKYHLEHHRFQGVDGIDMDIPSIAEGRVVTNIFAKTIWVFLQLFFYALRPLFLKPKPPGTWEFINFTVQIALDAAMVYFWSWKSLGYLILSTFVGGGMHPISGHFISEHYVFHPEQETYSYYGPLNFFTWHVGYHNEHHDFPRIPGNKLHKVKEIAPEYYDNLECYKSWSQVIYMYIMDRTVGPFSRMKRKLNKKTE
- the LOC112714606 gene encoding E3 ubiquitin-protein ligase AIRP2 codes for the protein MYIGTSMRRSFKDSLKVLEADIQHANTLASEFPKECDGACLQMRMSYSPAAHLFLFLVQWADCNLAGALGLLRILIYKVYVDGTTTMSTHERKASIREFYAVIYPSLLQLQKGVTDSEDKKQKAVCMERYRKRDDEDHQLHSDIDIEREEECGICMEVNSKIVLPNCIHAMCLKCYREWRTRSQLCPFCRDSLKRVNSCDLWVFTDSRDVVDMETVTREDIKRLFMYIDKLPLIIPDSLFDPYDSQLR